Proteins encoded by one window of Cydia splendana chromosome 14, ilCydSple1.2, whole genome shotgun sequence:
- the LOC134796732 gene encoding connectin-like, with protein sequence MDLKYLILMIAFATIEINVTESRQNDKRRWKSDKSVYSQYVNICDIQDRGSKVHCYCESTKLKTATKADCWVFNGGIAEDDPFWSNFYSQPKIERLTFNVRADGGLTYIPAKVIIRLEKLQYFNIHYANISSVPPFAFTNSSTLREISLPKNKITKLERMSFAHLILLANVSLMENQISELERDVFYMLPNLQRLYLSKNTISVLHEGCFKHLNNLVKLELDSNLLTVVIRENFQGLSNLITLDMRNNKLTMIGDLAFSELWALQELYLDGNEIEFISERGFGGLAQLRKLYLADNKLGTLDAGVLDDFQKLTVLDLRNNNLETLKQETMQSVLENMKSNYALISLDGNKLTCDCRLLWLHKLKNETRSKRVKASLERLSCIMDLKLKTDLGKKKNDIPKNPTSTHDYDNDEFDDDKYDETMQDDTVGNKVEYRKRLLEISTDMLPCHNKLSYEASYSPPTQDEVKYYYSASSNVVAAMTVHISIFVSIAL encoded by the exons ATGGACCTTAAATATCTAATCCTAATGATTGCCTTCGCGACAATTGAAATCAACGTTACAGAGAGCCGGCAAAATGATAAGCGGCGATGGAAATCCGATAAGAGCGTTTATTCACAATACGTCAATATTTGCGACATTCAAGATCGGGGCTCCAAGGTACATTGCTATTGTGAGAGCACGAAGTTAAAGACGGCTACGAAAGCGGATTGCTGGGTTTTTAATGGCGGAATCGCCGAAGATGACCCATTTTGGTCGAACTTTTATTCCCAACCTAAAATAGAAAGACTCACGTTTAATGTGAGAGCTGACGGCGGGCTCACCTACATACCTGCAAAGGTCATAATTCGACTAGAAAAGCTGCAGTATTTCAACATCCACTATGCGAACATATCATCTGTACCACCCTTCGCGTTCACTAACTCGTCGACATTAAGAGAGATATCGCtgcctaaaaacaaaataacgaAACTCGAGAGAATGTCTTTCGCACATTTGATACTGTTGGCGAATGTAAGTTTGATGGAGAATCAGATTTCAGAGTTGGAACGGGACGTATTCTACATGCTACCGAACTTGCAGCGGCTGTACTTATCAAAGAACACTATAAGCGTTCTTCACGAAGGCTGCTTCAAGCATCTCAACAATTTGGTGAAATTGGAGCTCGACAGTAATTTGCTGACTGTAGTAATCAGGGAGAACTTCCAAGGTCTATCCAACTTGATTACTCTTGACATGAGGAACAACAAATTGACGATGATAGGTGACTTGGCATTTTCCGAACTTTGGGCCCTCCAGGAACTTTACCTGGACGGGAACGAAATAGAATTTATATCGGAGAGGGGTTTTGGTGGATTGGCGCAACTGAGAAAACTTTATTTGGCTGATAATAAGTTGGGAACATTAGACGCCGGCGTTTTGGACGATTTTCAGAAGTTGACTGTTTTGGATTTGAGGAATAACAATTTGGAAACTCTAAAACAGGAGACTATGCAAAGTGTCTTGGAGAACATGAAGTCGAATTATGCCTTAATCTCTCTTGACG GCAACAAGCTCACCTGCGACTGCCGTCTCCTCTGGCTTCACAAGCTCAAGAACGAAACCCGGAGTAAACGCGTAAAAGCCTCCCTCGAACGTCTCAGCTGCATCATGGACCTCAAACTCAAAACGGACCTCGGCAAAAAGAAAAACGACATACCGAAAAACCCAACGTCAACACATGACTACGACAATGATGAATTTGACGATGATAAGTACGATGAGACAATGCAAGATGACACTGTAGGTAATAAAGTTGAATACAGAAAACGGTTACTAGAAATATCAACAGATATGCTGCCTTGTCATAATAAATTAAGTTATGAAGCGTCTTATTCGCCTCCGACGCAAGATGAAGTGAAATATTACTATTCAGCGTCGAGTAATGTTGTTGCAGCAATGACGGTACATATATCAATCTTTGTTAGTATAGCATTGTAA